From a region of the Pyxidicoccus xibeiensis genome:
- a CDS encoding zinc metalloprotease, producing the protein MSVESSVHIASPDTGLPASPEPLSPEEAHYLGSRQAFLSLSPSRGSWLVLLGSLVFFVLVAARERSAWHVALLTAVLFIHEAGHWVGMRIFGFRDVQMFFIPFFGAAVSGRNVGAVSWHEALVLLLGPLPGIVLGAVLGAVGVATSSADLGAAGLLFLAVNGFNLLPVVPLDGGRLFQVLLFSRHRHLEVAFSVFAGLTMLALSIPLGWVMGLMGMFTLFGLMPQARLLREVHALRRSGLGFPAESSALDEPAMRALYASSAALLTVSGEHEQPEAVYKERARAMQRLHERVRQQPPTWGRSLLLATLWGGGLVVLFVGLVLCAVAMKG; encoded by the coding sequence ATGTCCGTCGAGTCGTCCGTCCACATCGCATCCCCTGACACGGGTCTCCCTGCCTCACCCGAGCCCCTCAGTCCCGAAGAGGCCCACTACCTCGGCTCACGACAGGCCTTCCTGTCCCTGTCCCCGTCGCGTGGCTCCTGGCTGGTTCTGCTTGGCTCGCTGGTGTTCTTCGTGCTCGTGGCGGCGCGTGAGCGCTCGGCCTGGCACGTGGCGCTACTCACGGCGGTGCTGTTCATCCACGAAGCCGGGCACTGGGTGGGCATGCGCATCTTCGGCTTCCGGGATGTGCAGATGTTCTTCATCCCGTTCTTCGGCGCGGCGGTGTCCGGGCGCAACGTGGGCGCGGTGAGCTGGCATGAGGCGCTGGTCCTCCTGCTGGGGCCGCTGCCGGGGATTGTCCTGGGCGCGGTGCTCGGGGCCGTGGGTGTGGCCACCTCCTCGGCGGACCTTGGCGCGGCGGGGTTGCTGTTCCTCGCTGTCAATGGCTTCAACCTGCTGCCGGTGGTGCCGCTGGACGGTGGGCGGCTCTTCCAGGTGTTGCTCTTCAGCCGTCACCGGCACCTGGAGGTCGCCTTCTCGGTCTTCGCGGGGCTGACGATGCTCGCGCTCAGCATCCCTCTGGGATGGGTGATGGGGTTGATGGGGATGTTCACCCTCTTCGGGCTGATGCCCCAGGCACGGCTGCTGCGCGAGGTGCATGCGCTCCGGCGCTCGGGCCTGGGCTTCCCGGCCGAGTCCTCCGCGCTGGATGAGCCCGCCATGCGCGCGCTGTATGCCTCTTCGGCGGCGCTGCTGACCGTCAGCGGCGAGCATGAGCAGCCCGAGGCCGTCTACAAGGAGCGGGCGCGGGCCATGCAGCGCCTCCACGAGCGGGTCCGCCAGCAGCCCCCGACCTGGGGAAGGAGCTTGCTGCTGGCCACGCTCTGGGGCGGCGGCCTGGTGGTGCTCTTCGTGGGCCTGGTGCTCTGCGCGGTCGCGATGAAGGGCTAG